In a genomic window of Rhodobacter sp. 24-YEA-8:
- a CDS encoding amino acid ABC transporter ATP-binding protein, with amino-acid sequence MIEIEKVRKSFGPLEVLKGIDLTVAKGEVLTVIGGSGSGKSTLLTCINGLEPIDSGRILVDGVEVHAKSTNLNKLRQKIGIVFQQWNAFPHLTVLENVMLAPRKVLGRSKAEAEAEAEKQLKHVGLGEKLSVYPARLSGGQQQRMAIARALAMGPSYMLFDEVTSALDPMLVGEVLDTLRMLASEGMTMICVTHEMKFAREVSDRVAFFHQGIMAEIAPPEELFGAPKTTELQKFLAATH; translated from the coding sequence ATGATTGAGATTGAAAAAGTCCGCAAAAGCTTTGGTCCGCTGGAAGTGCTCAAGGGCATCGACCTGACGGTGGCCAAAGGCGAGGTTCTGACCGTAATCGGCGGGTCGGGGTCGGGGAAATCGACGCTGCTGACCTGTATCAACGGGCTGGAGCCGATTGATTCCGGGCGTATCCTCGTGGACGGTGTCGAGGTTCACGCAAAATCCACGAATCTCAACAAGCTGCGCCAGAAGATCGGCATCGTGTTCCAGCAATGGAATGCCTTTCCGCATCTGACCGTGCTGGAAAACGTCATGCTGGCGCCGCGCAAGGTGCTGGGCCGTTCCAAAGCCGAGGCCGAGGCCGAGGCGGAAAAGCAGCTGAAACATGTGGGTCTTGGCGAAAAGCTCTCGGTCTATCCGGCGCGGCTTTCGGGCGGGCAGCAGCAGCGCATGGCGATTGCCCGGGCGCTGGCGATGGGGCCGTCCTATATGCTGTTCGATGAGGTCACTTCGGCGCTGGATCCGATGCTGGTGGGCGAGGTGCTCGATACGCTGCGGATGCTGGCTTCCGAAGGCATGACGATGATCTGTGTCACCCATGAGATGAAATTCGCGCGCGAGGTCTCTGACCGCGTGGCCTTCTTCCATCAGGGGATCATGGCCGAGATCGCGCCGCCCGAAGAGCTGTTCGGGGCGCCCAAAACCACCGAGTTGCAGAAGTTCCTCGCCGCCACTCATTAA
- a CDS encoding amino acid ABC transporter permease: MFETAMTAKDFWMLVQGAGMTLLVTAISVAIGTVVGVICGIFRFQVGPWWAIPVTFVLDVCRSVPLLIQLSLAFAFVTAVLKLRVSGFSVACGVLSLYTAAYCSEIVRGALESVPPNTRRAGRSLGMSWLQDMRYIALPLASRVALPSWIGLSLGVMKDSALIYVVNVSELMKSTKDLITRLQEPLFLLLLCGVFYFVISFPVARFGSYLEKRWSND; the protein is encoded by the coding sequence ATGTTTGAAACAGCAATGACCGCCAAAGACTTCTGGATGCTGGTCCAGGGCGCCGGGATGACACTGCTTGTCACCGCCATCTCGGTCGCGATCGGGACCGTGGTCGGGGTGATCTGCGGCATCTTCCGCTTTCAGGTCGGGCCCTGGTGGGCCATCCCGGTGACCTTCGTGCTGGATGTGTGCCGTTCGGTGCCGCTTCTGATCCAGCTCTCGCTGGCCTTTGCCTTTGTCACGGCGGTGCTGAAACTGCGGGTCTCTGGCTTCTCGGTCGCCTGCGGAGTTCTGTCGCTTTATACCGCCGCCTATTGTTCGGAAATCGTGCGCGGCGCACTGGAGTCGGTGCCGCCGAATACGCGGCGCGCCGGGCGCTCGCTCGGGATGAGCTGGCTGCAGGACATGCGCTATATCGCGCTTCCGCTGGCCAGCCGGGTCGCCCTTCCGTCCTGGATCGGGCTTTCGCTTGGCGTTATGAAAGACTCGGCGCTGATCTATGTGGTCAATGTGTCCGAACTGATGAAAAGCACCAAAGATCTGATCACCCGCCTGCAGGAGCCGCTTTTCCTGCTGCTGCTCTGCGGAGTGTTCTACTTTGTGATCAGCTTCCCCGTCGCCCGCTTCGGCAGCTATCTTGAAAAACGGTGGTCCAATGATTGA
- a CDS encoding amino acid ABC transporter permease, protein MFNYSFRWNQAFQSLPDMLQGALVTLEVAVLSMILGILFAILLTAFRLSGNRVLRGITTTWVEVARNTPALFQIYMAFFGLAGLGIAITGWTQPQLGFAVDLRLSPYIALLAGITFNNAGYLHENFRGALKAIPDTQTRSARSLGMSAPQAFGYVVMPQMLRISFLPMTNQFVWAILMTSLGAVISMNSDLFGVTDNLVKINFRTFEMFAIAAVIFYVMTKIVTLSARLIAARLFRY, encoded by the coding sequence ATGTTCAATTACAGCTTTCGCTGGAATCAGGCGTTCCAATCGCTGCCTGATATGTTGCAAGGGGCGCTGGTGACTCTGGAAGTCGCGGTGCTTTCGATGATCCTCGGGATCCTCTTTGCAATTCTTCTCACCGCCTTCCGGCTCTCGGGCAACCGGGTGCTGCGCGGCATCACGACCACCTGGGTCGAAGTGGCGCGCAATACGCCTGCACTTTTCCAGATCTATATGGCCTTTTTCGGCCTTGCGGGGCTTGGCATCGCGATCACGGGCTGGACGCAGCCGCAGCTGGGCTTTGCCGTCGATCTGCGGCTCTCGCCCTATATTGCGCTGCTCGCCGGGATCACGTTCAACAATGCCGGCTACCTGCATGAGAATTTCCGTGGCGCGCTGAAGGCGATCCCGGACACCCAGACCCGTTCGGCGCGGTCGCTGGGCATGAGCGCGCCGCAGGCCTTTGGCTATGTGGTGATGCCGCAGATGCTCAGGATTTCTTTCCTGCCGATGACGAACCAGTTTGTCTGGGCCATCCTGATGACCTCGCTGGGCGCGGTGATCTCGATGAATTCGGATCTCTTTGGCGTCACCGACAACCTGGTGAAGATCAATTTCCGCACCTTCGAGATGTTCGCCATTGCTGCGGTCATTTTCTATGTGATGACCAAGATCGTCACGCTCTCCGCCCGGCTGATTGCAGCCCGGCTGTTCAGATATTGA
- a CDS encoding transporter substrate-binding domain-containing protein, which yields MKSKVLAFGLTAATAFAGPAMADKLDDIIASGTLRCAVVLDFPPMGSKDADNNPIGFDVDYCNDLAAALGVTAEVVETTFPERIPALMSGRVDVAVASTSDTLERAKTVGVSVPYYAFENAVVARPGLEMASWEDMKGKVVGATAGTYEAIWLEGQVKAWGEGEFRPFQNQADVFLALSQGQLDATVGTMEVANANVASGNFGDIKVVDKAPMVPDYVALVTLREEYGLINYMNLFINQQVRTGRYAELYKKWVGEGEPANLTINGVYR from the coding sequence ATGAAATCCAAAGTCCTCGCCTTTGGCCTTACGGCGGCCACTGCTTTCGCCGGCCCGGCCATGGCCGACAAGCTTGACGACATCATCGCATCGGGCACGCTTCGCTGCGCAGTTGTCCTCGACTTCCCGCCGATGGGGTCGAAAGATGCTGACAACAATCCGATCGGTTTTGACGTCGATTACTGTAATGACCTTGCAGCCGCGCTTGGCGTCACCGCCGAGGTTGTCGAAACCACCTTCCCCGAGCGTATCCCTGCTCTGATGTCGGGCCGCGTTGATGTGGCCGTTGCCTCGACCTCGGACACGCTGGAGCGCGCCAAGACCGTTGGCGTCTCGGTTCCATATTACGCGTTCGAGAATGCCGTTGTGGCCCGCCCGGGTCTGGAAATGGCATCCTGGGAAGATATGAAGGGCAAAGTCGTCGGCGCCACCGCCGGCACCTATGAGGCGATCTGGCTGGAAGGTCAGGTCAAGGCATGGGGCGAGGGCGAGTTCCGTCCGTTCCAGAACCAGGCTGACGTCTTCCTTGCGCTGAGCCAGGGCCAGCTGGATGCGACGGTCGGCACGATGGAAGTCGCCAATGCCAACGTCGCTTCGGGCAATTTCGGTGACATCAAGGTCGTCGACAAGGCGCCGATGGTGCCGGACTATGTCGCGCTGGTCACGCTGCGCGAAGAATATGGCCTGATCAACTACATGAACCTCTTCATCAACCAGCAGGTCCGCACCGGCCGTTACGCCGAGCTTTACAAGAAATGGGTTGGCGAGGGTGAGCCCGCCAATCTGACGATCAACGGCGTCTATCGCTGA
- a CDS encoding Ldh family oxidoreductase encodes MTTTPLSIEELGTRIEQVFAHAGMNPAQAGAMARVLTAGERDHCKSHGIYRIEGTLRTVKAGKVNPQAVPVLAPDDGTALVRVDAQGGFANAAFELALPELAARAKKLGMAAMVINDCTHLAALWPEVEAVTAHGLAAMVMCPSYATVAPTGGTDPLLGTNPFAFGWPRPAGDPYIFDFATSVAARGEVELHRRAGKALPEGWALDKDGNPTTDPEAALAGAMLPFGGHKGSAISTMIELLAGIMIGDLTSPEVLDYLGSTTLAPRHGELILAFSPEAFAKGRPGDPFARAETLFDAIIGQGARLPSQRRFRARAESAAEGITLSADEIAQLERFQRLGLDAV; translated from the coding sequence ATGACCACCACCCCCCTTTCGATCGAGGAACTCGGCACCCGAATCGAGCAGGTCTTTGCCCATGCCGGCATGAATCCGGCGCAGGCCGGCGCCATGGCGCGGGTGCTGACGGCGGGCGAGCGCGACCATTGCAAATCGCATGGCATCTACCGGATCGAAGGTACGCTGCGCACGGTGAAGGCGGGCAAGGTGAACCCGCAGGCCGTGCCGGTGCTGGCGCCCGATGATGGCACCGCGCTTGTGCGGGTAGATGCGCAGGGCGGCTTTGCCAATGCCGCCTTTGAACTCGCCTTGCCGGAACTTGCCGCCCGGGCCAAAAAGCTCGGCATGGCGGCGATGGTGATCAATGACTGCACCCATCTCGCCGCGCTCTGGCCCGAGGTTGAGGCGGTCACCGCCCATGGCCTTGCCGCGATGGTGATGTGCCCGAGCTATGCGACCGTCGCACCTACCGGCGGCACCGATCCGCTTCTGGGCACCAACCCCTTTGCCTTTGGCTGGCCGCGCCCTGCAGGCGATCCCTATATCTTTGACTTCGCCACTTCGGTCGCAGCGCGGGGCGAGGTCGAACTCCACCGCCGCGCCGGCAAAGCCCTGCCCGAGGGCTGGGCGCTGGACAAAGACGGCAATCCGACCACCGATCCCGAAGCGGCGCTTGCCGGCGCCATGCTGCCCTTTGGTGGCCATAAGGGTTCTGCGATCTCGACGATGATCGAGCTTCTGGCCGGGATCATGATCGGCGACCTGACCAGCCCCGAAGTTCTCGACTACCTCGGTTCGACCACGCTGGCACCGCGCCATGGCGAACTGATCCTTGCCTTCTCGCCCGAGGCCTTTGCAAAGGGCCGCCCCGGCGACCCCTTTGCCCGCGCAGAGACGCTGTTTGATGCGATCATCGGCCAGGGCGCCCGCCTGCCCTCGCAGCGCCGCTTCCGCGCAAGGGCGGAATCGGCAGCGGAAGGCATCACGCTCAGCGCCGATGAGATTGCCCAGCTGGAGCGATTCCAGCGGCTTGGCCTCGACGCGGTCTGA
- the purU gene encoding formyltetrahydrofolate deformylase, which translates to MSKLALRVTCSSTRGIVAAISSFLAGQGCNITDSSQFDDAHTGRFFMRVSFRSEEGKTLKDLREAFAAVARPFDMEADFFDESAKRKVIVMVSRFGHCLNDLLYRSKIGALPIEIVAVISNHMDYQKVVVNQDIPYYCIRVTKENKPQAEAEQMRVVRETGAELIVLARYMQVLSDEMCREMSGRIINIHHSFLPSFKGANPYKQAFERGVKLIGATSHYVTADLDEGPIIEQDIVRITHAQSGEDYVSLGRDVEASVLSRAIHAHVHGRVFINGEKTVVFPASPGSYASERMG; encoded by the coding sequence ATGTCCAAACTCGCCCTCCGCGTCACCTGTTCCTCGACCCGCGGCATCGTCGCCGCCATCTCGTCCTTCCTCGCCGGTCAGGGCTGCAATATCACCGATTCCAGCCAGTTCGATGATGCCCATACCGGTCGCTTCTTCATGCGTGTGAGCTTTCGCAGCGAAGAGGGCAAAACGCTGAAAGACCTGCGCGAGGCCTTTGCCGCGGTTGCGAGACCCTTCGATATGGAAGCGGATTTCTTCGACGAATCCGCCAAGCGCAAGGTCATCGTCATGGTCTCGCGCTTTGGCCATTGCCTGAATGACCTCTTGTACCGCTCGAAGATCGGCGCGCTGCCGATCGAGATCGTGGCCGTCATCTCGAACCATATGGATTACCAGAAGGTCGTGGTGAACCAGGACATCCCCTATTACTGCATCAGGGTCACCAAAGAGAACAAACCCCAGGCCGAAGCCGAGCAGATGCGGGTGGTGCGCGAAACCGGGGCCGAGCTGATCGTGCTGGCGCGCTATATGCAGGTGCTCTCAGACGAGATGTGCCGCGAGATGTCGGGGCGGATCATCAATATCCACCATTCCTTCCTGCCCTCCTTCAAAGGCGCCAATCCTTACAAGCAGGCCTTTGAACGCGGCGTGAAGCTGATCGGGGCGACCTCGCATTACGTCACCGCCGATCTGGATGAGGGTCCGATCATCGAACAGGACATCGTGCGGATCACCCATGCCCAGTCGGGCGAGGATTATGTCAGCCTTGGCCGCGATGTCGAGGCCTCGGTCCTGAGCCGTGCCATTCATGCCCATGTCCATGGGCGGGTCTTCATCAATGGCGAGAAGACGGTCGTGTTCCCGGCCTCGCCCGGATCCTATGCCTCGGAGCGGATGGGCTGA
- a CDS encoding dihydrodipicolinate synthase family protein has product MSDIFTGTIPALMTPCKADRSPDFDALVKKAKELVSLGMSSVVYCGSMGDWPLLTDAQRMEGVERLVQAGVKVIVGTGAINTASAVALAEHAAKVGAHGLMVIPRVLSRGAVPAAQKAHFKAILAAAPKLPAVIYNSPYYGFETKADLFFALRAEHPNLIGFKEFGGDAAMTYAAEHITSADDDVTLMIGIDTSVFHGYVNAGATGAITGIGCVLPREILTLGNLCKAAATGDVKARRLAKELDTAFYELARVDGGPDLVLFFKHMMVLKGNPEYALHFNADDTLSPSQAGFIEKQLALFDTWYAGWSKLDEVRPWLA; this is encoded by the coding sequence ATGAGCGATATCTTCACCGGCACCATCCCCGCCCTGATGACGCCCTGCAAAGCCGATCGCAGCCCCGATTTCGACGCTCTGGTCAAAAAGGCGAAAGAGCTCGTCAGCCTTGGCATGTCCTCTGTGGTCTATTGCGGCTCGATGGGAGACTGGCCGCTCCTGACCGACGCGCAGCGGATGGAAGGCGTCGAGCGCCTGGTGCAGGCCGGCGTCAAAGTGATCGTCGGAACCGGTGCGATCAATACGGCCTCGGCCGTGGCGCTTGCAGAACATGCCGCAAAGGTCGGCGCGCATGGCCTTATGGTGATCCCGCGTGTTCTGTCGCGCGGCGCGGTCCCGGCGGCGCAAAAGGCGCATTTCAAGGCGATCCTCGCGGCCGCTCCGAAGCTGCCGGCCGTGATCTATAACAGCCCCTATTACGGGTTCGAGACCAAAGCCGATCTCTTCTTCGCCCTGCGCGCGGAACATCCGAACCTGATCGGCTTCAAGGAATTCGGCGGCGATGCCGCGATGACCTATGCCGCCGAACACATCACTTCGGCCGATGACGACGTGACCCTGATGATCGGCATCGATACGTCGGTCTTCCATGGCTATGTCAATGCGGGCGCGACCGGCGCGATCACCGGCATCGGCTGTGTGCTGCCGCGCGAGATCCTGACGCTGGGCAATCTGTGCAAAGCCGCCGCCACCGGCGATGTCAAAGCCCGCCGCCTGGCCAAAGAACTCGACACTGCCTTTTACGAACTGGCCCGCGTCGATGGCGGCCCCGATCTGGTCCTCTTCTTCAAGCATATGATGGTGCTGAAGGGGAACCCGGAATACGCGCTCCACTTCAACGCCGATGACACGCTCTCGCCGAGCCAGGCCGGTTTCATCGAAAAGCAGCTGGCCCTGTTCGACACCTGGTATGCCGGGTGGTCGAAACTCGACGAAGTCAGACCCTGGCTGGCCTGA